A stretch of the Saccharolobus caldissimus genome encodes the following:
- a CDS encoding ATP synthase subunit B — protein MMSVREFSNISMIKGPLVVVQGVTDAAYNELVEIEMPNGEKRRGLVVDSQLGLAIVQVFEGTTGISPTGTKIRMLGRGLEVKISEEMLGRIFNPLGDPLDNGPPVIKGEKRDINGSPLNPAARDYPEEFIQTGISAIDGLNSLLRGQKLPIFSGSGLPANMLAAQIAKQATVRGEESNFAVVFAAIGARYDDALFFRKFFEETGAINRVAMVVSLANEPPVMKILTPKTALTLAEYLAFEQDMHVLAILIDMTNYCEALREISASKEEVPGRGGYPGYMYTDLATIYERAGKVIGKKGSITQMPILTMPSDDITHPIPDLTGYITEGQIVLDRALYNKGIYPPINVLMSLSRLAKDGIGEGKTREDHKDLSNQLFASYARAVDVRGLAAIIGEDSLSEVDKKYLIFGELFERKFVSQGFNENRDIETTLDIGWEILSVLPESELTNIKTEYIKKYHPNYRGKK, from the coding sequence ATGATGAGTGTAAGGGAATTTTCAAACATATCAATGATTAAGGGGCCTTTAGTTGTTGTTCAAGGAGTAACTGATGCTGCTTATAACGAGTTAGTAGAAATAGAGATGCCTAATGGAGAAAAAAGACGAGGCCTTGTTGTAGACTCCCAATTGGGTTTGGCTATTGTACAGGTCTTTGAAGGTACAACTGGGATTTCTCCTACTGGAACTAAAATAAGAATGTTAGGAAGAGGATTAGAGGTTAAAATTTCAGAGGAAATGTTAGGGCGTATATTTAATCCTTTAGGCGATCCTTTAGATAATGGTCCTCCAGTAATTAAAGGGGAGAAAAGGGATATAAACGGATCTCCCTTAAATCCAGCAGCTAGAGATTATCCTGAAGAGTTCATTCAAACTGGAATTTCGGCAATAGATGGTCTAAATTCATTATTAAGAGGCCAAAAATTACCTATATTTAGCGGAAGCGGTTTACCGGCTAATATGCTAGCTGCGCAAATAGCAAAGCAAGCTACTGTTAGAGGTGAAGAAAGCAACTTTGCAGTAGTATTTGCTGCAATAGGTGCTAGATATGACGATGCGTTATTTTTCCGTAAGTTCTTTGAGGAAACTGGTGCAATTAACAGAGTAGCCATGGTTGTAAGTTTAGCGAACGAACCACCAGTAATGAAAATATTAACGCCCAAAACTGCTTTAACGCTAGCTGAATACTTAGCATTCGAACAAGATATGCACGTGCTGGCAATACTTATAGATATGACTAATTATTGTGAAGCTTTAAGAGAAATTAGTGCATCTAAAGAAGAGGTCCCAGGGAGAGGTGGATATCCAGGTTACATGTATACTGACTTAGCTACTATATATGAGAGAGCTGGAAAAGTAATAGGAAAGAAAGGTTCAATAACACAAATGCCTATATTAACTATGCCTAGCGATGATATAACACATCCTATACCTGATTTGACTGGTTATATAACTGAGGGGCAAATAGTGCTTGATAGAGCGCTATATAACAAAGGAATATATCCGCCAATTAATGTGTTAATGAGCTTATCAAGATTAGCGAAGGATGGTATAGGAGAGGGGAAAACTAGAGAGGATCATAAAGATTTATCTAATCAATTATTTGCATCTTATGCTAGAGCTGTTGATGTTAGAGGATTAGCTGCAATTATAGGTGAAGATTCTTTGTCAGAAGTTGACAAGAAGTATCTAATATTTGGTGAGTTATTCGAAAGGAAATTTGTAAGTCAAGGGTTTAACGAGAATAGAGATATTGAAACTACATTAGACATAGGGTGGGAAATCTTATCTGTATTACCAGAAAGCGAATTAACTAACATAAAAACTGAATATATCAAGAAATATCATCCGAACTATAGGGGTAAGAAATGA
- a CDS encoding ATP synthase subunit A, with translation MEKGRIVRVNGPLVVADNMRNAQMYEVVEVGEPRLVGEITRIEGDRAYIQVYEDTSGIKPNEPVYRTGAPLSVELGPGLIGKIFDGLQRPLDSIRDLTKSPFVVRGVKVPSLDRNKKWHFIPKLKKGDKVEGGDIIGIVNETPLVEHRIMIPPYVHGTIKEIAQEGDYTVEENIAIVDMNGDEVPIKLMQKWPVRIPRPFKEKLEPTEPLLTGTRVLDTIFPIAKGGTAAIPGPFGSGKTVTLQSLAKWSAAKIVIYVGCGERGNEMTDELRQFPKLKDPWTGRPLLDRTILVANTSNMPVAAREASIYVGVTMAEYFRDQGYDTLLVADSTSRWAEALRDLGGRMEEMPAEEGFPSYLPSRLAEYYERAGRVKTLGNPERFGSVTIASAVSPPGGDFTEPVTSHTLRFVKVFWPLDTNLARARHYPAINWLQGFSAYVDLVASWWNTNVDPKWKEMRDLMVRTLIREDELRQIVRLVGPESLAEKDKLVLETARLVREAFLKQNAYDDIDAFSSPQKQARIMRLISIFNTRASRLVEKGLPVKKIMDRLGDIIPEIIRSKATIKNDELQKYDELERKLNSAFDSLEKEVSSQ, from the coding sequence ATGGAAAAAGGTAGAATAGTTAGGGTAAATGGACCATTAGTAGTTGCAGACAATATGAGAAATGCCCAGATGTATGAGGTTGTTGAAGTAGGAGAACCTAGATTAGTAGGAGAGATTACTAGAATAGAAGGAGATAGAGCTTACATTCAGGTATATGAGGATACTAGCGGAATAAAACCAAATGAACCAGTATATAGAACTGGGGCTCCTCTTTCCGTAGAATTAGGCCCAGGATTAATAGGAAAAATATTTGATGGTTTACAAAGACCATTAGATTCAATTAGAGACCTTACAAAATCGCCTTTTGTCGTGAGAGGAGTTAAAGTACCTTCATTAGATAGAAACAAAAAATGGCACTTTATACCTAAACTAAAGAAAGGAGACAAGGTAGAGGGAGGAGATATTATAGGAATAGTTAATGAAACTCCGCTAGTAGAACATAGGATTATGATTCCACCATATGTTCATGGAACAATAAAAGAAATAGCACAAGAAGGAGATTACACTGTTGAAGAAAATATTGCAATAGTTGATATGAATGGCGATGAGGTACCTATTAAGCTAATGCAAAAATGGCCCGTAAGAATTCCAAGACCATTTAAGGAGAAATTAGAACCAACAGAACCATTATTAACTGGGACTAGAGTATTAGATACTATATTTCCCATAGCTAAAGGTGGCACAGCTGCAATACCGGGACCATTTGGCAGCGGCAAAACAGTAACATTACAGAGTTTAGCAAAATGGAGCGCAGCTAAAATAGTAATTTATGTAGGCTGTGGAGAGAGAGGAAATGAGATGACAGATGAGCTAAGACAGTTCCCTAAGCTTAAGGATCCTTGGACTGGAAGACCGTTATTAGATAGGACTATATTAGTTGCAAATACTAGTAACATGCCGGTGGCAGCAAGAGAAGCTAGCATATATGTTGGAGTAACAATGGCTGAATACTTTAGGGATCAAGGTTATGACACACTGTTAGTTGCAGATTCTACGTCTAGATGGGCTGAGGCTTTAAGGGACTTAGGAGGTAGAATGGAGGAGATGCCTGCAGAAGAGGGATTTCCTAGTTACTTACCTTCTAGATTAGCAGAGTATTATGAAAGGGCAGGAAGAGTTAAAACGTTAGGTAATCCGGAAAGATTTGGATCAGTTACTATAGCCTCTGCCGTCTCTCCACCTGGTGGTGACTTTACAGAACCAGTTACTAGCCACACTTTAAGATTTGTTAAGGTATTTTGGCCTTTGGATACGAATTTGGCTAGAGCTAGACATTATCCAGCTATCAACTGGTTACAAGGTTTCTCAGCCTATGTTGACTTAGTGGCTAGCTGGTGGAATACTAATGTGGATCCTAAATGGAAGGAGATGAGGGATCTGATGGTTAGAACGTTAATCAGAGAGGATGAGTTAAGGCAAATTGTAAGGCTAGTAGGCCCCGAATCCTTAGCAGAGAAAGATAAATTAGTTCTTGAAACTGCAAGATTAGTGAGGGAGGCTTTTCTAAAGCAAAACGCTTATGATGACATTGACGCTTTCTCATCTCCACAAAAGCAAGCTAGAATAATGAGATTAATTAGCATATTTAATACCCGTGCTTCAAGATTAGTTGAAAAAGGTTTACCAGTTAAAAAGATAATGGATAGATTAGGTGATATAATACCGGAGATAATTAGGTCAAAAGCTACAATTAAAAATGATGAATTACAAAAGTACGATGAGTTAGAGAGAAAGTTAAATTCTGCTTTTGATAGTTTAGAAAAAGAGGTTAGTTCACAATGA
- a CDS encoding V-type ATP synthase subunit E: MEFEQLLDLSLNKIREEIEGELKKGLNESLRILEDGYNKVLENYTQRIRELIAKTKEEIEGEKARLEVENKRIILAEKEYWINKVYEEILNKTKDIIKTNEYKEAIKNILAREIKEENEKVLIYCSEDDKLFIEKLLGKNGNVSVKVDEKLIGGIRIYYESSGLTKDFSLKLILDQVFDSMRGRISDILFGGV, encoded by the coding sequence ATGGAATTTGAACAATTACTAGATCTATCTTTAAATAAAATTAGAGAGGAAATAGAAGGAGAGCTAAAAAAAGGGCTTAACGAGTCTTTAAGAATACTTGAAGATGGATACAATAAAGTACTAGAAAATTATACGCAAAGAATTCGCGAATTAATTGCCAAAACAAAAGAGGAAATAGAAGGTGAAAAAGCCAGACTAGAAGTAGAGAATAAAAGAATAATTTTGGCAGAAAAGGAATACTGGATAAATAAGGTATATGAAGAGATCTTAAATAAAACTAAGGATATTATTAAGACTAATGAATATAAAGAGGCCATTAAAAATATATTAGCAAGAGAAATTAAGGAAGAAAACGAAAAAGTTCTGATATATTGTTCTGAAGATGATAAGCTTTTTATCGAGAAGTTATTAGGTAAAAATGGAAATGTATCTGTAAAGGTAGATGAGAAATTAATAGGAGGGATAAGAATTTATTATGAGAGTAGTGGATTAACAAAAGATTTTTCATTAAAGCTTATCTTGGATCAAGTGTTTGATAGTATGAGAGGAAGAATATCGGATATATTATTTGGTGGTGTATAA
- a CDS encoding ATPase, whose protein sequence is MELDKYLQMLKSSLEEKKEEVIKSLNTEYERLLKNRLNELEEIKRKVLKELS, encoded by the coding sequence GTGGAGCTAGATAAATATTTACAAATGCTTAAAAGTTCTTTAGAAGAGAAAAAAGAGGAAGTAATAAAGAGTTTAAATACTGAATATGAAAGGTTACTAAAAAATAGGCTTAATGAATTAGAAGAAATAAAAAGAAAGGTTTTAAAGGAATTGTCATAA
- a CDS encoding V-type ATP synthase subunit D: MSQKVLPTKINLIQLRGQLRIINVIKRLLENKREVLLLYLRTYAAEYEKLYNEVNEVMRRVYDSYLQAVASEGISNIEEIAFSQKSSLDVISSTKIIFGVRIPIIRLNKESIPPKPFSDIETSPYLSESYEKMTDALNKLIELVELESTIRSLVAELRKTQRLINSIDNYVLPFYNSSIKYIRQILEDRQREEFVRLKTIRRILQRRRESGAR; this comes from the coding sequence ATGAGTCAAAAAGTTTTACCTACAAAAATTAATTTAATACAACTTAGAGGTCAGTTAAGGATAATTAACGTAATAAAAAGGTTACTGGAAAATAAAAGAGAAGTTTTACTATTATATTTGAGGACTTACGCTGCTGAATATGAAAAATTATATAATGAAGTTAATGAGGTGATGAGAAGAGTTTATGATAGCTACTTACAAGCTGTAGCCTCTGAGGGAATTTCCAACATAGAAGAGATAGCTTTTTCTCAGAAATCTAGTCTCGATGTTATCAGTTCTACTAAAATTATTTTTGGTGTTAGAATACCAATTATAAGATTAAATAAGGAAAGTATTCCACCAAAACCCTTTAGTGATATTGAGACTTCTCCATACTTATCAGAATCTTATGAGAAAATGACTGATGCTTTAAATAAGTTAATAGAACTAGTGGAATTAGAATCAACTATAAGGTCTTTAGTAGCTGAGTTGAGAAAAACTCAAAGACTTATAAACTCAATCGACAATTATGTTTTACCATTTTATAACTCATCAATTAAATATATTAGGCAAATATTAGAAGATAGGCAAAGAGAAGAATTTGTAAGACTTAAGACTATAAGGAGAATTTTACAGAGGAGGAGGGAAAGTGGAGCTAGATAA
- a CDS encoding V-type ATP synthase subunit I, translating into MLLPENMVRLQIITDRTNLNDVVTKLLKIGVFQPEDPLYPIGNGRIEEARKLITGVQDHISKLKIIMELGGLIIEPLGSMKLSDWIKTTEEVNEEASKLEERYKELLEEIGRLRAERDLYSQQLKEIEPFKAITVDLSKLYSLKMFNVVLAQVTIDKLNRLNQLLGDKGFIYSVKTDENLFSVIIITEKSTEIDKILKEIGIRKFEIQEGKTPYQLYNELLEKINQIDTILERTREELSRKVKTEENYVKNIYGKLLTLRDALTIMNKARVSEYYLQIEGYVPEKYVKKIQNEMKDNAFVDYIRPRRYGEKEEPPTLVEMPRSMKVLESLVEIYGTPSYWEVSPIAFLVFTFPILFGLMFPDFGNALVVLLFSIWFYKYGKKKGSENIPKLSIILIYSSIVAMITGLIARDFFGPLPVGGLREILDNSKYTVGPLYSVWPIPVSVSEAIKFLLPFGEYSTSISIENTMIFSVLLGALALFVSSLLGVVNAIRKKDPEFLFFEKLPLFLIYVVPIFIFMYGITNPSNFFSVDEQILGQILNAVLMKPFSQNPIGYGIVWWTSFALLYNWLAHAILVKRHDNATLASAIAMGFIEGGFEGALLLLSNTISFIRVLVFALSHYYILYAFSYMAYLVAPSTNTISVLINPIAIIILIIGNLLAIGLEGLVVFIQDLRLHFYEMFSKFYEGRGRKFEPVMSYVSLE; encoded by the coding sequence GTGTTATTACCAGAGAATATGGTTAGATTACAGATAATTACTGATAGAACAAATTTAAACGATGTTGTGACTAAATTATTAAAAATTGGCGTATTTCAGCCAGAAGACCCATTATACCCAATAGGTAATGGAAGAATAGAAGAAGCCAGGAAATTAATAACAGGGGTGCAAGACCATATAAGTAAGTTAAAGATTATAATGGAGCTTGGAGGTTTAATTATAGAACCATTAGGAAGTATGAAATTGTCTGACTGGATAAAAACCACGGAAGAGGTCAATGAAGAAGCCTCTAAATTAGAAGAAAGGTATAAGGAACTCCTTGAAGAAATAGGTAGACTTAGGGCTGAGAGAGATCTTTATTCTCAACAATTAAAAGAGATTGAACCCTTTAAAGCAATAACTGTTGATCTGTCTAAGTTATACTCATTAAAAATGTTCAATGTAGTATTAGCGCAGGTTACTATAGATAAATTAAACAGACTTAATCAATTATTAGGAGACAAGGGATTTATATATAGTGTAAAGACAGACGAAAATCTATTTAGCGTAATAATCATTACAGAAAAAAGTACCGAAATAGATAAAATATTGAAAGAGATAGGTATAAGAAAATTTGAAATACAAGAGGGTAAAACTCCATACCAATTATATAATGAATTACTAGAAAAGATAAACCAAATAGATACAATTTTAGAGAGAACTAGAGAGGAATTGTCAAGGAAAGTAAAAACTGAGGAAAACTATGTAAAGAATATTTACGGGAAATTACTGACATTAAGGGATGCCTTAACTATAATGAATAAGGCAAGAGTTTCAGAGTATTATCTGCAAATAGAAGGCTATGTTCCAGAAAAATACGTTAAAAAAATACAGAATGAGATGAAGGATAATGCTTTTGTAGATTATATAAGGCCAAGAAGATATGGGGAAAAAGAAGAACCTCCTACCCTAGTAGAAATGCCCAGATCCATGAAAGTTTTAGAGTCATTAGTAGAAATCTACGGAACTCCATCATATTGGGAGGTATCACCAATAGCATTCTTAGTATTTACCTTCCCAATACTTTTTGGCTTAATGTTTCCAGATTTTGGAAATGCGTTAGTTGTTTTATTATTCTCCATATGGTTCTACAAATATGGGAAGAAGAAAGGAAGTGAGAATATTCCCAAATTATCCATAATTTTAATATATTCTAGCATCGTAGCCATGATAACTGGATTAATAGCCAGAGATTTCTTCGGTCCATTACCAGTTGGTGGTTTACGAGAAATACTTGATAACTCTAAATATACTGTTGGGCCATTATACAGTGTATGGCCAATTCCAGTTTCAGTTTCCGAAGCAATCAAGTTTTTACTGCCTTTTGGAGAGTATAGCACTAGCATCAGTATAGAGAATACTATGATATTCTCTGTGTTGTTAGGTGCATTAGCGTTATTCGTAAGTTCCTTACTTGGAGTAGTAAATGCTATTAGAAAGAAAGATCCCGAATTCTTGTTCTTTGAAAAACTTCCGTTATTCCTAATATATGTAGTTCCAATCTTCATATTTATGTACGGGATCACTAATCCCTCTAACTTCTTCTCCGTAGATGAGCAAATATTAGGTCAAATACTTAACGCAGTTCTAATGAAACCGTTTAGCCAAAATCCAATAGGTTATGGTATAGTCTGGTGGACCTCCTTTGCTTTATTATATAATTGGTTAGCTCACGCTATTTTAGTTAAAAGACATGACAATGCGACGTTGGCTTCAGCAATAGCCATGGGTTTCATAGAAGGCGGATTTGAAGGAGCACTATTACTTCTTTCAAATACTATATCATTTATAAGAGTTTTGGTCTTTGCATTATCACATTATTATATATTATATGCGTTTTCCTATATGGCTTATTTAGTAGCACCTTCCACTAACACAATAAGCGTTCTTATTAACCCTATAGCAATAATAATCTTAATAATAGGCAATTTGTTAGCAATAGGTTTAGAAGGATTGG
- a CDS encoding V-type ATP synthase subunit F, translating into MGKVFVLGDKYTVSLFKLVGAEGNFIEDPYQLPDFITKLKKREDIDLILITKDIYEPIKEKLDSIIVDQKKPLITIIPSPFSESKPIDVRKMIMKALGFG; encoded by the coding sequence ATGGGAAAGGTTTTCGTTTTAGGAGATAAGTACACAGTTTCCCTTTTTAAATTAGTTGGTGCTGAAGGGAATTTTATAGAAGATCCTTATCAATTACCCGATTTCATTACTAAATTAAAAAAGAGAGAGGATATAGATCTTATCCTCATAACTAAAGACATTTATGAGCCAATTAAGGAGAAACTAGATTCAATAATAGTAGACCAGAAAAAACCTTTAATAACAATTATTCCTTCACCATTTAGTGAATCTAAACCTATAGACGTGAGGAAGATGATAATGAAAGCTTTAGGGTTCGGGTGA